The following are from one region of the Staphylococcus argenteus genome:
- a CDS encoding ribose 5-phosphate isomerase A: MKDVKALKLMTLEDVLSQINGDMVLGIGTGSTMELLLPKIAELIKNRGYNITGVCTSNKIAFLAKELGIKICEINDVDHIDLAIDGADEVDPSLNIIKGGGGALFREKVIDEMASRFVVVVDETKIVRYLGETFKLPVEVDKFNWYHILRKIESYADIRVERRVNEDVAFITDNGNYILDCQLPEGIDPYQFHEYLIHLTGVFETGYFLDMADQVIVGTQDGVKILEK; this comes from the coding sequence ATGAAAGATGTCAAAGCACTTAAGTTGATGACGTTGGAAGATGTTTTAAGCCAAATCAATGGTGATATGGTACTTGGAATTGGTACAGGAAGTACGATGGAATTACTTTTGCCGAAAATAGCAGAACTAATTAAAAATCGAGGTTATAATATTACTGGTGTTTGTACTTCAAATAAAATTGCATTTTTAGCTAAAGAATTAGGTATTAAGATATGTGAAATTAATGATGTAGATCATATTGATTTAGCAATTGATGGCGCTGATGAAGTGGATCCGTCTTTAAATATTATTAAAGGTGGCGGTGGTGCTTTGTTTAGAGAAAAAGTTATCGATGAAATGGCGTCACGCTTTGTTGTTGTTGTTGATGAAACTAAAATAGTAAGATATTTAGGAGAAACTTTTAAGTTGCCAGTAGAAGTTGACAAATTTAATTGGTATCATATTTTGCGTAAAATTGAATCATATGCTGATATTAGAGTAGAACGTCGTGTAAATGAAGATGTCGCTTTTATAACAGATAATGGCAACTATATTTTAGACTGCCAACTTCCAGAAGGTATTGACCCATATCAATTCCATGAATATTTAATTCATCTGACTGGTGTATTTGAGACAGGTTATTTCTTAGATATGGCAGATCAAGTTA
- a CDS encoding MOSC domain-containing protein, with amino-acid sequence MIAIRAISTGKIQDLPYSTKRPMRSALDKTAIKERTWLSTIGFAGDEQAYKDHGGPHKAVCGFSKHNYNMYLDDIIELPTHAMFGENLTFENLDEADVFFGNQYQLGEAVIEVSEIREPCWKIQAKYNIPDLVKRMSTSGKTGFYFRVLKQGYVAPNDQLHLIKEAPIEHRMSIKQLNHLYYNDRQNETLLLQALNNPYLSPARREKLQKMYDRTLK; translated from the coding sequence ATGATAGCAATTCGTGCAATATCGACTGGGAAAATACAAGATTTACCCTATAGCACTAAAAGACCCATGCGCTCAGCTTTAGATAAAACCGCAATTAAAGAACGAACTTGGTTATCAACAATAGGTTTTGCAGGTGATGAGCAAGCATATAAAGACCATGGAGGTCCTCATAAAGCTGTTTGTGGATTTAGTAAGCATAACTATAATATGTACCTTGATGACATTATTGAATTACCTACACATGCTATGTTTGGAGAAAATTTAACATTTGAAAATTTAGACGAAGCTGATGTTTTCTTCGGCAATCAATACCAATTAGGAGAAGCAGTCATCGAAGTTTCCGAAATTCGAGAACCTTGTTGGAAAATACAAGCAAAGTATAATATCCCTGATTTAGTGAAGCGCATGTCTACTTCTGGAAAAACAGGCTTCTATTTTCGTGTCTTAAAGCAAGGTTATGTTGCACCAAATGATCAACTACATTTAATTAAAGAGGCACCAATTGAACATCGTATGTCAATTAAACAACTGAATCACTTATACTATAACGACAGACAAAACGAAACACTACTTTTACAAGCGCTCAATAATCCTTATTTATCACCTGCACGCCGCGAAAAGCTTCAAAAAATGTATGATAGAACATTAAAATAA
- a CDS encoding aldose epimerase family protein: protein MIVEVEHQRHGVDLIKIDNDETKIIFTNYGARVVSWKYHDNNIVLGNVVEADEFYHNNPFKFGASIGRYSGRIDNAKFQLNSKEYHLEQNNGVHHLHGGRHGLDNKLFDYEIRNEIAQIKVIFKTVLKSADDHFPGDVNVTITHIYDADHQWSIEYEAVATEDTLFSPTNHVYFNLNRDNNVVDNHRISSKQLDMYLLDNRNIVTGEVLDLHEVFEHNKIKLSDIFTSQHPQLSEQMTNFGGLDHPFTVGEHKMFVENHEFSLEVDTDMPHVVFFTFNQPDEWESSFNIYKPHSGFTLETQFLPNDINLYGDTAPSILKAGVVFNSTTSFRIQEKVDNE, encoded by the coding sequence ATGATAGTTGAAGTTGAACATCAAAGACATGGTGTAGATTTAATCAAAATTGATAATGATGAAACTAAAATTATTTTTACGAATTATGGAGCGAGAGTAGTATCTTGGAAATATCATGATAATAATATTGTTTTGGGGAATGTTGTTGAAGCAGATGAATTCTATCACAATAATCCATTTAAATTTGGTGCTTCAATTGGTAGATATAGCGGGAGAATTGACAATGCTAAATTCCAGTTGAATAGTAAAGAATATCATTTAGAGCAAAACAACGGCGTACATCATTTGCATGGTGGACGTCATGGTTTGGACAATAAGTTGTTTGATTATGAAATTAGAAATGAAATTGCTCAAATTAAAGTGATTTTTAAAACTGTGTTGAAATCAGCAGATGATCATTTCCCAGGTGATGTAAATGTAACGATTACACATATTTATGATGCCGATCATCAATGGTCTATTGAATATGAAGCAGTAGCTACAGAAGATACGTTATTTAGTCCAACAAATCATGTGTATTTTAATTTGAATAGAGATAATAATGTCGTTGATAATCATCGTATTTCTAGTAAGCAGTTGGATATGTATTTATTAGATAACAGAAACATTGTTACTGGTGAAGTTCTCGATTTACACGAGGTATTTGAACATAATAAAATCAAGTTAAGTGATATTTTTACGTCGCAACACCCACAACTAAGTGAACAGATGACAAATTTTGGTGGGTTAGATCATCCATTTACAGTTGGTGAACATAAGATGTTTGTTGAAAATCATGAATTTTCATTAGAAGTAGATACAGATATGCCACATGTTGTATTTTTTACTTTTAATCAACCTGATGAATGGGAAAGTTCATTTAATATTTATAAACCACACTCTGGCTTTACGTTGGAAACACAATTTTTACCAAATGATATTAATTTATATGGTGACACGGCCCCATCCATTTTAAAAGCTGGCGTAGTATTTAATTCGACAACTAGTTTCCGCATCCAAGAAAAAGTTGATAATGAATAA
- a CDS encoding YnfA family protein, protein MLYPIFIFLLAGICEIGGGYLIWLWLREGQSSLFGLIGGVILMLYGVIATFQSYPTFGRVYAAYGGVFIIMSLIFAMIVDKQMPDKYDIIGAIICIVGVLVMLLPSRA, encoded by the coding sequence ATGTTATATCCGATTTTTATATTTTTATTAGCAGGAATATGTGAAATAGGTGGGGGATACCTTATTTGGCTGTGGCTTAGGGAAGGACAGTCATCACTGTTTGGTCTAATAGGTGGCGTGATTTTAATGTTATATGGCGTTATTGCAACATTTCAATCATATCCGACATTCGGTAGAGTCTATGCTGCATATGGTGGCGTGTTTATTATTATGAGTTTAATTTTCGCAATGATTGTTGATAAACAAATGCCAGATAAGTATGACATTATAGGTGCAATCATTTGTATTGTAGGTGTTTTAGTAATGTTGCTACCCAGCAGAGCTTAA
- a CDS encoding ABC transporter permease yields MNKFWATFSLTYINKIKAKSFIIFMIIIAVLMIGLSNIDKIINMFDDGPDKIGVAAPNEQIYNAFKQQGKAFQSDAKYTKVSKDDAEKQVKNHKLDKAYVINLNKDNTLQATIISEKRVSKEDTQKVTALLTTIQTNFVATELNINKQDLQKLQAQSKVNNKIVSKDEVDKVSEGQKIFNYALAYGIIFLMFFIILNYASQIAMEIASEKTSRVIEMIITSISPVRHIFAKILGVIAVAVTQIILIVLMAVICIYAFDLKDLLKGFNVEMNQLSWQIIIVGIISSIVGIMAFVLLAAILGSLTSRIEDLNQSLMPMTLIGMIAFYIALFTINDPDGKLAIITSYIPFFAPFQLVVRAQTSALQINEVIISSLISIAMVVVLLWMAIKTYKDSVLTFERGLFKTFRRVFKQ; encoded by the coding sequence ATGAATAAGTTTTGGGCGACATTCAGTTTGACTTACATTAATAAAATTAAAGCAAAATCATTTATTATTTTTATGATTATCATTGCAGTATTAATGATTGGTCTTTCAAATATCGATAAGATTATAAATATGTTTGATGATGGACCAGATAAAATTGGTGTGGCAGCACCGAATGAACAAATTTATAACGCATTTAAGCAGCAGGGAAAAGCGTTTCAAAGTGATGCTAAATATACGAAAGTCTCTAAAGATGATGCTGAAAAACAAGTGAAAAATCATAAACTCGATAAAGCTTATGTAATCAATCTGAATAAAGATAACACATTGCAAGCGACCATTATAAGTGAGAAACGTGTAAGTAAAGAGGATACGCAAAAAGTGACTGCTTTATTAACAACAATTCAAACGAACTTTGTTGCTACAGAATTAAATATTAATAAGCAAGACTTACAAAAATTACAAGCACAAAGTAAAGTTAACAATAAAATTGTTTCTAAAGATGAAGTTGATAAAGTTTCTGAAGGACAAAAGATTTTTAACTATGCATTGGCATATGGCATTATCTTTTTAATGTTCTTTATTATTTTGAATTATGCATCTCAAATAGCAATGGAAATTGCTAGTGAGAAGACATCACGCGTGATTGAAATGATTATTACTAGTATTTCTCCAGTTCGGCATATCTTTGCTAAAATTTTAGGTGTGATTGCAGTCGCAGTGACTCAGATTATTTTAATTGTATTAATGGCAGTTATATGTATTTATGCATTTGATTTAAAAGACTTACTTAAAGGTTTTAACGTTGAAATGAATCAATTATCTTGGCAAATTATTATTGTCGGAATTATAAGTAGTATCGTTGGAATCATGGCGTTTGTCTTATTAGCAGCAATTCTTGGGTCATTGACATCTAGAATTGAAGACCTGAATCAATCTTTAATGCCAATGACATTAATAGGAATGATTGCATTTTATATTGCGTTATTTACAATTAATGATCCTGATGGGAAACTTGCTATAATCACTAGTTATATTCCATTCTTTGCGCCGTTTCAATTAGTTGTACGTGCCCAAACGTCAGCGCTTCAAATAAATGAAGTAATTATAAGTTCTTTAATCTCAATTGCAATGGTAGTAGTCTTATTGTGGATGGCAATTAAAACATATAAAGATTCAGTGCTGACATTTGAACGTGGACTATTCAAAACATTTAGACGTGTATTCAAACAATAA
- a CDS encoding ABC transporter ATP-binding protein — protein MGLVIEHVTKRFGKMTAVNDISLELESGKMLGFLGRNGAGKTTTFRMILGLSEPTEGHITYNGKKLDKTMYNRIGYLPEERGLHAKMTVEDELKYLATLKGMSKKDIQSQMTYWLDRFDITENRKKRIDSLSKGNQQKIQLLASMLHKPELLILDEPFSGLDPVNVELLKEAVKDLNDWGSTIVYSSHRMEHVEELCDDVCILDKGKLIVSGDIQHVRSSNGYQKVVIESEAPIPDLSQIDGIIQSESIKQGIRLTIEDEAVAKNIYQVVTQQGYVKRFQVVEPSLQDIFIAKVGGKDE, from the coding sequence ATGGGACTTGTAATTGAACATGTTACAAAACGTTTTGGTAAGATGACGGCAGTAAATGATATTTCATTAGAGTTAGAATCAGGCAAAATGTTAGGCTTTCTAGGAAGAAATGGTGCAGGTAAAACAACGACATTTCGTATGATTTTAGGCTTAAGTGAACCAACAGAAGGACACATTACATATAATGGTAAAAAATTAGATAAAACGATGTATAATCGTATCGGTTATTTACCGGAAGAACGTGGCTTACATGCTAAAATGACAGTCGAAGATGAATTAAAATATTTAGCAACTTTGAAAGGGATGTCAAAGAAAGATATTCAAAGTCAAATGACTTATTGGCTTGACCGATTTGACATAACTGAAAATCGCAAAAAGCGTATCGATAGTTTGTCGAAAGGAAATCAACAAAAGATTCAACTTTTAGCAAGTATGTTACATAAACCAGAATTACTCATTTTAGATGAACCATTTAGTGGTTTAGATCCCGTCAATGTTGAACTGTTAAAAGAAGCAGTTAAAGATTTAAATGATTGGGGAAGTACGATTGTTTATAGTTCACATCGTATGGAACATGTTGAAGAATTATGTGATGACGTATGTATTTTAGATAAAGGTAAATTAATTGTGTCAGGTGATATTCAGCATGTACGTTCATCGAATGGATACCAAAAAGTTGTAATTGAATCAGAAGCACCTATACCAGATTTATCGCAAATAGATGGCATCATTCAAAGTGAAAGTATTAAGCAAGGCATACGTTTAACAATTGAAGATGAAGCGGTGGCAAAAAATATTTATCAAGTTGTAACACAACAAGGTTATGTTAAACGATTCCAAGTTGTAGAACCATCATTGCAAGATATATTCATTGCGAAAGTAGGTGGCAAGGATGAATAA
- a CDS encoding DUF805 domain-containing protein — protein sequence MEQLPQVGFMKSFVLFWKNYVNFTGRSRRSEYWYMTLWHLIFLLPAFFVMLMGIVFVGIGEETNAEVLSMFGVMILILTVIYMFAYLLATIIPNLALSVRRFHDISRTMVLPIIMFAYGIVFSIVVQCIDSYYDNDLMYMPIGILILLVLLYLVCFGLSVTMIVFLCFDSKPANKYGESPKYPSTIKKQPEVAGTLETPKTPEETDNQF from the coding sequence ATGGAACAATTACCTCAAGTAGGTTTTATGAAATCATTTGTATTATTTTGGAAAAATTATGTTAATTTTACGGGAAGATCAAGACGAAGTGAATATTGGTATATGACGCTGTGGCATTTAATATTTTTACTTCCTGCTTTCTTCGTGATGCTTATGGGAATAGTATTTGTGGGTATAGGTGAGGAAACAAATGCTGAAGTATTATCTATGTTTGGTGTGATGATATTAATACTTACAGTTATATATATGTTTGCCTATTTATTAGCAACGATTATTCCAAATTTGGCATTAAGCGTTCGAAGATTTCATGATATATCAAGAACAATGGTATTACCAATTATAATGTTTGCATATGGTATTGTATTCTCTATAGTAGTGCAGTGTATCGATTCATATTATGATAATGATTTAATGTATATGCCAATTGGAATTTTAATTTTGTTAGTACTTCTTTATCTTGTTTGTTTTGGACTTTCAGTTACAATGATAGTGTTCCTATGCTTTGACAGTAAGCCGGCAAATAAATATGGCGAAAGCCCAAAATACCCATCTACAATTAAAAAACAACCAGAAGTAGCTGGAACATTAGAAACACCGAAAACACCGGAAGAAACAGATAATCAATTTTAA